The following coding sequences lie in one Rutidosis leptorrhynchoides isolate AG116_Rl617_1_P2 chromosome 6, CSIRO_AGI_Rlap_v1, whole genome shotgun sequence genomic window:
- the LOC139854711 gene encoding uncharacterized protein produces the protein MYSITPEEEPTPRHRSARLKEKSVDVPKTPAPYPVRVTYPGRLKNDLEKLDTFKLDDKFLDTMSKLPNRSRYIRRLLCTKEQMLVADKILLRESINLMPYSLFKKLELGELTPTKVTIQLADHTIRYPKGIVENILVKVNRFLYPTDFVVMDIKEDLNTPIVLGWPFMNTDRTVIDMYNQTRVLRSHEESVTYRIKCLICFYK, from the exons ATGTATTCAATTACCCCAGAGGAAGAACCTACACCCAGACATAGGTCAGCTAGACTAAAGGAGAAGTCTGTTGACGTACCAAAGACACCTGCACCATATCCAGTTCGTGTAACCTATCCTGGAAGACTCAAGAATGATCTGGAGAAGCTTGATACATTCAAGCTCGACGATAAATTCTTAGATACCATGTCCAAATTACCTAACCGGAGTAGATATATACGAAGGCTTCTCTGTACAAAGGAACAGATGTTAGTTGCAGATAAAATTCTGCTAA GAGAAAGCATCAACCTCATGCCCTATTCTCTCTTCAAGAAATTAGAGTTGGGAGAGTTAACACCAACCAAAGTGACTATCCAGCTTGCCGACCACACTATCAGATATCCTAAAGGCATAGTTGAGAACATCTTGGTGAAAGTCAATAGATTCTTgtaccctacggatttcgtagttatggatatcaaggaagacctcAATACCCCTATTGTCTTAGGATGGCCGTTCATGAACACGGATAGGACTGTCATTGACATGTACAATCAAACCAGGGTCTTACGATCACATGAGGAGAGCGTTACTTACCGAATTAAATGCCTTATATGTTTCTATAAATAG